The Primulina eburnea isolate SZY01 chromosome 12, ASM2296580v1, whole genome shotgun sequence genome includes the window TAATTTCTGCATATATTAATGGCCACGTTGAAATTTTAGACAACATCAATAAATTTAGTTAGTTGTGCGTGTGATATAAACACGtgtatgtttaattattattattttttatgttcttTTCAGTTTAGAAGATTTGCTGGCAATTTATCCTAattctattaattttttaattaaatttaattgaatttGTCAAGTTCTAATCATATTTAATTGATTTGAGGCTGATATTGTTTACTTGTAGGGACACAAGAAATCGTGACAATTCCTTAATTCGGAACGAAAGATCCAATTCAAATGGTAGTCAATTTAAGTGTCCATGTAGTGTTCTTTTTCTTGATTATTATAAAAGAGTGTTTTAAActaattatttttaatcatcaggtgaaatatttattattacaatatttttatttgattgacaaaaaaaaatttgttttcagATTTTTGTTCCTCTCGTAGTTATTTATTTTCTctgcaatatttttttttaaaattacattctaaattaaatgattaaaatatACAGTTTTATAAATATTAGCAACTGAGAACATAGGTTGTGGGTTATGTATTaggtaatttataaaaataaataaacaaaacataaaatttagttattataatttataacataggTACTTTacgaataattaaaaataaagaagaCACTTATtaaaaaacataaatttttGGATATTTTTTTCTGGATTAAGGGTGCATGAGTGAGAGTAGTATTcagatgggtgacctcctggaaaGTTTTCACGCATCAAGTTGCTGACTTTGCGTCGCTTGATCTGGTTGCTTAGGCGAGCCGTCAAAGAGTTAGTGACGTCAGATCTTAACGGATAATACTATTTCTGTTGGAGACAGTGTCGACGGTAAGGAAAATAGTAAGACTGATATATAGGAAATATGAGATAACATCAACATATAGACAAGGGCGGAGGGAGAGTTTGGGTCACCTGCGCTACAGCCCGGGTGGccccaaaaaaaaatttattttaatatatgaaaTTAGGTCCAAATAGAAATTAGCCCAGTGGCCCAactaacaaaaataataaacatATTATCACTCCATCAAGAAAATGGGCTTAAATTTTACGAAGAGCTTAGCCGCTTAGGTCTTGAGGCTTTTTGCTCTGCCACTCTCTTGCGACTTTTTTGCTCTGTCACTGAAGACAACAGATTCAATTGTGGAGTGCGGCTGTTTATTTTCAGGTTGCGGTGCCGTTAGACGAAGTAAGAGGTAATGTTAAGTACTCAAAACCTGAGAATTAAAGCTGCATCGAGAATTCGAAGTAAGAGGTAATGTTAAGAACTCGAAAACTGATAATTATTTTCAGGTTGCGGTGCCGTTGAATTCAATTGGTGATTAATTTGTCATTCTACTGGTGAATgtatattatgtattgattgtgCATTTGTCCTCTCTCTTTTGTGTATTGATTGCATTTTGAAGAAGACTGGGAATAAATACGTCCAAATCTAAAATGAAGGTGGTGTTTGCTACAATTTACAACTTGAAAGATTTGAAGTGGCTTTCTGAAATGTGTTTGATTAGTGATTATGTTTTACAGATGTGAGCAGGAAATTTAAACATTGATAGGGTGTATGTGAGTATGTTTATTGGGACTGTGTAAATGATaattatttacaaaaataagaAGCACACGAAAACACACTAAGGAGAAACACACTACTGGTGAAGTTTCATTATATGTTTGTTTTGGTCTCTATTTTGTACACACAATTTTGGTTCTAAtttcaatttaatatttttgtttataTTAGATTATTTTAATGTCAACTCAAGAAAGAATGAAGAGAAACAATATTATGTCATTCTTCAAGCCAATAGTTGATAATCTTTCATCATCCGAGAGGACCGAGACTCATGAATCCATTCTTATTGAGGAGCTCGAACCTCCTTCTAAAtctcaaagagttgaatttgatGAAACTTCCCTTGAACGAGATCCTGGATTGCGTATTTCGATGTGGCGACATCCTGTTAATCATCGTGATGAAATTAGACGATCTTATATCAAAATGGGACCATATCAACCTAAATTGTCGGAATATCCACGGTCTGAATCAGGGAAGCAGCATCGTCGATTTCAATATGCATGGTTTAAAAAGTTTCCATGGTTAGAGTACTCTCCTTCGAAGGATGCAGTATTTTGTTTTCCGTGCTATCTTTTTGAATTAAGTGAAGCACAACAATCTACATTTACAATTGAAGGGTTTAGAAGTTGGAAACACGTTAATGATGGAGCCAAATGTGCCTTTTTGTCTCACATGGGAAGTTCTAACTCGACACACAATAAATCTTCAAAATCTGTTATTGATTTGATGGATGTAACTAGGCATATAGATAAAGTAATGAATCGAGAAACTTCTGAACAGATTCAAAAAAATCGATTAAGGCTTGCAGCAACAATTGAGAGCGTCCGTTGGCTTAGTTTGCAAGCATGTGGATTGAGAGGTCATGATGAATCTTCAGATTCCCAAAATCGTGGTAATTTCATTGAGATGTTAAAACTATTGGGGAAATGGAATGCTAGTATTGGTGATGTTATCTTAGACAAAGCTCCGGGAAATGCAAGATATACCTCACCAGAAGTTCAAAAAGAAATTTTGCATATTATTGGTAATAGAGTCAGAAATATAATTCGTGATGAAATTGGAGATTCTAAGTTTTGTATTTTGGTGGATGAAGCAAAAGATGTATCTAACAAAGAACAGATGGCTATAATTTTGAGATTTGTTGATGCCCATGGTTTTTTGCGAGAGCGTTTTTTCCAAATTGTGCATGTTCATGAAACCACAGCTGCAACACTcgagaaagaaatatgtgatgtCCTCACTAGATATAATCTAGAAATTCATAATATGCGAGGTCAAGGATATGATGGTGCTAGTAATATGAGTGGTGCTTTTAATGGATTGCAAGTTTTATTTCTTAAAGATTGCCCTTATGCATATTATGTACATTGTTTTGCACATCGACTCCAACTAGCATTAGTTGGAGCGGCTGAAAAAGAGATCTCTATATggcttttcttttcaaatctgACTACTATTGTCAATCTTGTTACATCTTCTTCCAAGCGCAATGCCGAGTTACAATCTTATCAAAGTAATGAAATTGCACGTTCTGTTGTTGCCGGCGAACGCGAGACTGGGCGAGGAGCTAATCAGGTTGGTACTTTGCATCGAGCAGGTACTACTCGTTGGAGCTCCCATTTTGATTCTATTTGCAGCTTGATAGATATGTATGTTGCAACTATTAATGTGCTCGAAAACATTATCACCGATGGTACCTCTACTTCAATGCGCGGGGAAGCTGGTGGTTCATTAATAGTGATGAAGTCTtttgatttcatttttattttgcattTGATGCACAAAATTATGGGGATCACAAATTTGCTTTGCCGTGCCTTGCAACAAAAATCTCTTGATATCATAAGTGCAATGGATTTGGTCTCTACGACTAAAGAACTTTTGCTGACACTGAGAAATGATGGTTTTGATATTCTTCTTTCGTATGTAAAATCATTTTGCACAAGATTGGATGTCGATATACCGGAGATGAGTTCTCTAAGCATTCTAGTCGTTCATGTCGGAAAAAAGATATCATCACAGTTGAACATCACTttcattatgatatatttaatgTTGCAATAGATTTTCAGTTGGAAGAGTTAAACTCTAGATTCAGTGATGAGACGGTAGAACTTCTAATTCTCAGCTCTGCTTTGGATCCAAAAGATAATTTTAAATGGTTCAACATTGACAAGATTTGTACTATTGCTGAGAAGTATTATCCCGAGGATTTCACTAAACAGGATATGCATCATTTGAGGTGTCAACTACAGCATTATGAGCTCGATGTGGTTTGTCATgaagattttcaaaaaatgTCCACTATCTCAGAATTGTGCCGAGGGTTGTTTGAAACAAAAAAATTGCAACATTATAATTTGATTGACAAGTTGATCCGTCTAGTTTTAACTTTGTCTGTTTCCACAGCGACTACGGAGCGTGCATTTTCGGCTATGAAGCATGTTAAAACAGTTCTCCGCAATAAAATGGGAGATTGTTTTCTGAAAGATTCTATGATTATCTACATTGAGAGAGAGTTTGCTTCAAATATAGACTCGGATTCTATAATTGATGAATATTATACTTCGAAGAATCGTAGATCACAGCTTCAATAGTAAGATTATGTTTATACATATTATCTTTGTATGTTTTAgtttaaaaataaatgaatgATTTTAGAGATATTCATTTATTTGATCTTCATTATTTTTTCTTGCAGGTTTATGGAGATATAATATTACATTGTCAATGTTTTGTCGATTTTGGAATCTTGCTAGTTCAATAACGAAAATATGGAAGATCTTGTTAATGAGAAATTTTTTGAGGCTACGATGAACAGGTATCATAACTATGATTTTAATTGTTAtggattattttgttttttgttaaaaaattttAGCCCGGGTAGATTTCAAATCCTGGCTCCGCCACTGCATATAGACACACGTCTCTCCAAATTTATGAACCTAATATCTCGACCAATTAGTGTTCAAATAAATGTATTCTATGCTgtcataaatataaaaaaataaaattatattttggtccataattataatttttgattTCGAAGCTAACAATTTTGGTTACTTAAAATACAGAAATTTTGTTCTTTATCAAATCAAGTTAGTCTCTTTCTTACTCATTTATTGTTTGAGTTGACGCAATTCTAGACAATTTATGACATCCAAACACTACTAAGGGCATCCACAGTGGTGGATATTATCATCGTCATGTCATCCAAATATCCTCTTCATCTAAATATTCACCACTGCACACCATTGATTTGTGTGCCATTTCAATATCCGGTTATAAATTTGTAACCGGATAttgctatttttttaaaaatttcttcAAGCCAGCGTGAGTTTAACGCTGGATTGAGACGCAAACGTTTATTGCACGCGCGCGCCTGATACTCACATATTGTGAAAAGATCTCGACCCACTCTTCCCAAATTGGGAAGAGTGGGTCTTCTCAAATTTGGGAAGAGTGGGTCGAGTTATTTTCTCTGATTGAATGTTGGGTTTTGAACGTTGGGTAAcgttcaaattttaatctataaatacataagtttttaagaaattaaaattcatattttcaaCATCCTACATACATATTTCTCtcacaaaaaaatattacatacaaaatatttttggaatGGATAATAGTCCCAATAAATTTTTTAGGGATCTTTTGAACTCTCTAAATATCGACGAAAATTCAAGCTCAAAAAATAGCCGTTACCAACTAGCCGTTACAAAATAGCTGTTACCAACAAGACGTTACCAACTAGCCGTTACGAAAATGTATATAAGTAGGAAATGAATCATTCATTATTCTTCACAATACATCCGATCTGCATTCTCTCTCATACTCAACTATTCATTTGTTCCAAAATGTGTCAAGATCCTACTCAAAATAACAGAGAAAACATTCCAGAAGATACAACATCGGATCCTGATGAAGAATTATTCATGACGATGGTGCATAATCAACATAGAGCGGCTGAATTCATTCAAACTTCTTATGGAAATGCACAAAGAAGACGATCAATTAACAGAGAGCGTGTAGCTGGGCACATTCAACTTGTTAATGATTATTTCTCTACTGAGCCGGTTTATACCGATGACATGTTCCGACGGAGATTCCGAATGAGAAAGGAGCTGTTTTTACGCATAGTCACTGATTTGCAAAATCATCCAGACGGATATTTTAAATGGAGAGAAGATGCTGCGAGAAGAAAAGGCTTATCCCCACTTCAGAAATGCACGACAGCTATCCGTCAACTAGCTTATGGAGGCCCAGCCGACCAATTGGACGAATATCTAAGGATGGGTGAAACAACTGCACTTGAATGCTTGTCCAACTTTTGTCAATATGTTATGCAAATATATGGGCGTGTGTACTTAAGAAAACCCAATGCAACCGACATCACTCGTTTGCTTGAAATGCATGAGCAAAGACATGGTTTTCCAGGCATGTTAGGGAGCCTTGATTGCATGCATTGGGCTTGGAAAAATTGTCCGGTCGCGTGGAGAGCCCAGTACACTCGAGGCGATCATGGCTACCCTACAATTGTGCTTGAGGCAGTTGCATCAGCCGACTTGTGGATATGACACGTCTTTTTTGGAGTGGCTGGGTCTCGTAATGACATCAATGTCCTTAACGAGTCGCCTCTTTTTAATGACGTCTTGAAAGGAAATGCACCAGAtgttaattttcttgtgaatgATACACAATATACTAAAGGATACTACTTAACAGATGGTATATACCCGGAATAGGCCACTTTCGTGAAGAGTTTTTCATGTCCACAAGATTCCAAAAGAATGAAATTCAAAGAAAGACAAGAGGCTGCAAGAAAAGATGTTGAACGGGCATTTGGGGTTCTCCAAGCTCGTTGGGCAATTATAAGAGGCCCAGGGAGACATTGGTTTATGGATAAATGCAAAGAAATCATCTATACATGCATTATCTTACACAACATGATTGTTGAGAACGAGGGTCATGTAATATCAATGTGGGATTTCCAAGAACAGGAAAATTTCATAGCCAATCAGGGTTTAACCACAGAATTTGGCGAATACCTTCGAAGAAATACAGAGTTACGTGACAGTCATTTGCATCATCGGCTTCGTCACGATTTGGTTGAACACATTTGGGAGACATGTCGTCATGATGAGTGAACGACTAGTGTATTTGACTATATGTGTGGTTtgtaatttctgtttttatgTCTTATTTTTCAGTATCTTCGTGAATTACtaattttcaattattattattataaatgttGTTTTATGGtttgtaattttttattattaatgttataaatattgttttgtggtaaattaattttgtatagttcgttataattttttaatttattgatttttatttttttacaaattaattttatatagttcgttttaaattttctaattttatatttcagtaaaaatataatactaaATAATAGATGAATGTAATTAAAGTGGtgaaatgattttatttaaatgaaaataaaatattaattaaagtgACAGTGTGACTCATAAATATTTGGTTGGTGAGATATTTGATTGTGAAATGTGAGATATTTGAGtagtgaaatatttgattgatgATGTGGACTATGAGACCCACAAATATTTGGAGGAAATATACTTACTATTGTGGATGGCCTAATGCGTCGGGGGTGATgccattattattttttttacttttaatcatttttctcgccatataatatataacttgGGTCTTGCCGTTGCACCAGGGGCTGTTGCACCAGGCGCTAAGCATAGGTGTTTTGTATCCATCGAGAAAAAACGGGTCGTAATTGTATAGCGGTATCTGAAAACATATCTTGAGGACGCCCTACGGCGCTCATGGTATCATTATGAATATACGAACCAAAACTGTGAAAGCCCAGAAATATGCATGCCCAGTTGATATGTGATATGATTGCATCACGATGTCTAAGGACACGATCTAATAGATGGTTGTTTTGGAATTCCATCTCTACTATAGAACTGGACGTGAGAGTTTCTTCTCATTCAGCTCCTCGCGAataaaaggattcaaaatggaATTTCACTTAAATTTGAATCTATATTAAATAGATATTCACATTTTCATTACGCATATTGATACTTACAAAGTCGTCTTTTTAAATATCCAAGAGATTAGAGACTTGGAGAAAACTTTGTAATTTTCCCTTGTCGCTTTAATTGACATAGACCCCAGTCTCATAATAAAATGAGGATGGAATGCTACATTGGGAATGGTCGGGATAGCTAATTCCCGTTCTCAACCCATGACCAATTCtataatattcaatacaatattTACGGAAATTATAGATTCTATTCTGTTCTATATATAGACACTATACACtatactgatatatatatatatatatatatatatatatatatatatatatatatatatatatatatatatatatagagggtTGTTACTCTGCACCCTTGGGTGCAGGGTAGCTGTCGCCCACAtgtgcatttttttttaaaaacacaaCGTTTAACGACGGTTTTTACGAATCAGTCGCCAATAGCGACGGATtctaacaaaccgtcgctaaacgtctaatttttaaataaaaaagccGGACAGAGGGGGACAGATGGGCGTTCACAAAATCGATTCTCCCGTCCAACCTACCGTCCCACAACACagaaaagtttgagagaaactCGATTTCACCCAAATTCTAGAGATCTCGTGCGCCTCAAACCCGAAGGTAACTTGATTTCACCCAAACTGTGCTTTTGAGGCGCAGGGAACAATTTTTATTTGAGCCGCACTTACATT containing:
- the LOC140808417 gene encoding uncharacterized protein; amino-acid sequence: MSTQERMKRNNIMSFFKPIVDNLSSSERTETHESILIEELEPPSKSQRVEFDETSLERDPGLRISMWRHPVNHRDEIRRSYIKMGPYQPKLSEYPRSESGKQHRRFQYAWFKKFPWLEYSPSKDAVFCFPCYLFELSEAQQSTFTIEGFRSWKHVNDGAKCAFLSHMGSSNSTHNKSSKSVIDLMDVTRHIDKVMNRETSEQIQKNRLRLAATIESVRWLSLQACGLRGHDESSDSQNRGNFIEMLKLLGKWNASIGDVILDKAPGNARYTSPEVQKEILHIIGNRVRNIIRDEIGDSKFCILVDEAKDVSNKEQMAIILRFVDAHGFLRERFFQIVHVHETTAATLEKEICDVLTRYNLEIHNMRGQGYDGASNMSGAFNGLQVLFLKDCPYAYYVHCFAHRLQLALVGAAEKEISIWLFFSNLTTIVNLVTSSSKRNAELQSYQSNEIARSVVAGERETGRGANQVGTLHRAGTTRWSSHFDSICSLIDMYVATINVLENIITDGTSTSMRGEAGGSLIVMKSFDFIFILHLMHKIMGITNLLCRALQQKSLDIISAMDLVSTTKELLLTLRNDGFDILLSYVKSFCTRLDVDIPEMSSLSILVVHVGKKISSQLNITFIMIYLMLQ
- the LOC140806866 gene encoding uncharacterized protein — protein: MCQDPTQNNRENIPEDTTSDPDEELFMTMVHNQHRAAEFIQTSYGNAQRRRSINRERVAGHIQLVNDYFSTEPVYTDDMFRRRFRMRKELFLRIVTDLQNHPDGYFKWREDAARRKGLSPLQKCTTAIRQLAYGGPADQLDEYLRMGETTALECLSNFCQYVMQIYGRVYLRKPNATDITRLLEMHEQRHGFPGMLGSLDCMHWAWKNCPVAWRAQYTRGDHGYPTIVLEAVASADLWI